Below is a genomic region from Methanolobus sediminis.
TTGGACTGGGTTAAATCAAAAAGGTGATAAATCTCTGTTGCTGTTGGAATCCAGACCTTAGGAAAAACAGCATTCATCAGAGATTTTCAGTTATTCCATACTGAAATTTTTTATCTTGACAAACCACTGGTTTATTGCCTCCCAGTCGACTATGTTCCAGAAGGCATCTATGAATTCATTCCTTGCATTTTTGTAGTCAAGATAGTAAGCGTGTTCCCACACGTCTATATCCATAATGATTGGGAAATCCGGTATCAGATTTGTATTGTGTTTCTCTATTTGCATGATACCTAATCTCTTAGTATCGTTACAGAAAGTCAGTGCAGCCCAGCCAGAGCCCTCTACACTTGAGGCTACCTTTGTAAATTCACTCTTGAACCTTTCAAAGCTTCCAAAACTCTCCTTTATCGCGTCATATAATTCACCTACAGGTTCTTCACTTGCTTTTTCTGCAGGGGTCATCTCCCACCAGAAATAACTATGGAGCACATGTCCTCCCAGATTGAACGATAAAGACCTTGCAGCGGTCTTGGAGTCGAATTCTGTTCCGTCTTCTACAGCCTTATCCATCATTTGCAATAATGAGTTAACGTTATTGACATAGGACTGATGGTGCTTTTCATAATGTATACGGAGTTGTTCTTCTGAAATATATGGTTCAAGGTCTGCA
It encodes:
- a CDS encoding superoxide dismutase, which translates into the protein MTKELYKLPELKYGYADLEPYISEEQLRIHYEKHHQSYVNNVNSLLQMMDKAVEDGTEFDSKTAARSLSFNLGGHVLHSYFWWEMTPAEKASEEPVGELYDAIKESFGSFERFKSEFTKVASSVEGSGWAALTFCNDTKRLGIMQIEKHNTNLIPDFPIIMDIDVWEHAYYLDYKNARNEFIDAFWNIVDWEAINQWFVKIKNFSME